In Malus sylvestris chromosome 15, drMalSylv7.2, whole genome shotgun sequence, a single genomic region encodes these proteins:
- the LOC126605796 gene encoding F-box/kelch-repeat protein At3g23880-like has translation MGTLLDHSNMHNEHDDQRQLPYEIAEEILLQLPVKSLLRFRSVCKPWLALISDPKFVKSHLLIRSTKQDDDDDDRDHDHDAHGKTTSSKARLMLSSLSLLQSVHIQVLNTTTIDAPATATLPSRGDGEAESLAEAKAETEAKAEAAGTTGANSTTRVVEAEHEYSVIMRRPVKDMKIVGSCNGLVCLVVDSEDMMIYNPSTRQVHAAPKLPTISGKDYFYGFGYDSRKEDYKIVRVTSSSKAGVFATQLDIYSLKTNTWRARSETLPFYLLFNLVGTLLNGALHWAVRRGKTTDQASANGDDERPFSIVSFDIAEETYRQVPLPGDGDKNFSFYGLGVLGGRLSMLHSPHGSDYQVWLMNEYGVKASWSIFTTIPRKMDSEYLGLMSLLSILKNGEILILLHQRKLVIYNQADRNFRAVFAGDVHSSQVVLYMESLAPPTARGGEPISVPSPAGSPPCPSPTSNLKPQF, from the coding sequence ATGGGAACCTTATTGGATCATTCCAATATGCATAATGAACACGATGATCAGCGGCAGCTTCCTTATGAGATTGCGGAGGAAATTCTGCTGCAACTGCCGGTGAAGTCCCTTCTTCGTTTCAGAAGCGTATGCAAGCCATGGCTTGCTCTCATCTCCGACCCAAAGTTTGTCAAGTCACACCTCCTTATCCGCTCTACCAAACAAGATGACGATGACGATGATCGTGATCATGATCATGATGCTCACGGCAAAACTACATCGTCAAAAGCACGACTCATGCTCTCCTCTTTGTCCCTCCTCCAGTCCGTCCACATACAAGTTCTCAATACCACTACTATTGATGCACCCGCAACGGCAACCTTGCCATCCCGTGGCGACGGTGAAGCAGAAAGTCTAGCAGAAGCAAAGGCAGAAACAGAAGCGAAGGCAGAAGCAGCTGGCACAACTGGTGCTAATAGTACTACAAGGGTCGTGGAGGCGGAGCATGAGTACTCTGTGATAATGAGGCGGCCGGTCAAAGACATGAAGATTGTCGGCTCTTGTAACGGCCTGGTGTGTTTGGTGGTTGACTCGGAAGATATGATGATTTATAATCCATCCACCAGGCAGGTTCATGCAGCCCCAAAGTTGCCGACAATCTCCGGTAAGGATTACTTCTATGGCTTCGGTTACGATTCGCGCAAGGAAGACTATAAAATAGTGAGGGTCACTTCTTCAAGTAAGGCCGGCGTTTTCGCCACCCAACTTGACATTTATTCTTTGAAGACCAATACATGGAGAGCCAGGTCCGAAACCCTGCCTTTTTACTTACTGTTCAACCTTGTCGGAACCCTACTCAACGGGGCTCTCCACTGGGCAGTCCGCCGCGGAAAGACTACTGATCAAGCTTCCGCAAATGGTGACGATGAGAGACCTTTCTCAATCGTTTCTTTCGATATAGCGGAGGAGACGTACCGGCAAGTTCCCCTACCGGGAGACGGCGACAAGAATTTCTCGTTCTATGGTTTGGGGGTTTTAGGAGGGCGGCTGAGTATGCTTCACAGCCCTCATGGGTCTGATTACCAGGTGTGGTTAATGAATGAGTACGGGGTCAAGGCATCTTGGTCTATTTTCACTACCATTCCGCGGAAGATGGATTCTGAATACCTAGGGCTGATGTCACTTCTGAGTATTTTGAAGAACGGGGAGATTCTAATCCTCTTGCATCAAAGGAAACTAGTCATTTACAATCAGGCAGACAGAAACTTCCGAGCCGTCTTTGCCGGGGATGTACACTCTTCCCAAGTGGTTTTGTACATGGAGAGCCTTGCTCCTCCCACAGCCAGAGGCGGAGAGCCGATTTCTGTCCCCAGCCCAGCCGGCTCTCCGCCATGTCCAAGTCCGACTAGTAATCTGAAACCccaattttga